A stretch of the Balaenoptera musculus isolate JJ_BM4_2016_0621 chromosome 18, mBalMus1.pri.v3, whole genome shotgun sequence genome encodes the following:
- the LOC118883999 gene encoding protein-lysine methyltransferase METTL21E isoform X4 translates to MIKKASIYSHPLVHRLMDLKAQKENREADDDRKVVAEIMQRCFVPAFVTAISWEGFHFVGHEIRITEAMDCYGAIVWPSALVLCYFLETNVKQYNMVDKNVIEIGAGTGLVSIVASLLGAHVTATDLPELLGNLQYNISRNTKMKCKHLPQVKELSWGVALDKNFPKASSNFDYILAADVVYAHPFLEELLITFDHLCKETTVILWVMKFSRY, encoded by the exons ATGATCAAGAAAGCATCAATATATAGCCATCCCTTAGTTCATCGCTTAATGGATCTCAAAGCTCAAAaag AGAACAGAGAAGCCGATGATGACAGGAAAGTGGTTGCAGAGATCATGCAGAGGTGTTTTGTTCCAGCTTTTGTAACAGCCATCTCCTGGGAGGGATTTCATTTCGTTGGTCATGAGATTCGGATTACTGAAGCCATGGATTGTTACGGTGCTATTGTTTGGCCATCG GCCCTTGTTCTATGCTATTTCCTGGAAACAAATGTAAAGCAGTATAACATGGTTGACAAAAATGTGATTGAAATTGGAGCTGGAACAGGGTTAGTCTCCATCGTGGCGAGTTTACTTG GTGCGCACGTGACTGCCACAGATTTACCTGAGTTACTTGGAAACCTGCAATATAATATTTCCCGAAACACCAAAATGAAATGTAAGCATTTGCCTCAGGTTAAAGAGCTCTCCTGGGGTGTAGCTTTAGACAAGAACTTTCCCAAGGCTTCCAGCAACTTTGACTACATCCTGGCGGCCGATGTTGTCTATGCTCATCCATTTCTGGAAGAACTCCTCATTACCTTTGACCATCTGTGCAAAGAAACCACCGTCATCCTCTGGGTCATGAAATTCAG CAGATACTGA
- the LOC118883999 gene encoding protein-lysine methyltransferase METTL21E isoform X2 — protein sequence MIKKASIYSHPLVHRLMDLKAQKENREADDDRKVVAEIMQRCFVPAFVTAISWEGFHFVGHEIRITEAMDCYGAIVWPSALVLCYFLETNVKQYNMVDKNVIEIGAGTGLVSIVASLLGAHVTATDLPELLGNLQYNISRNTKMKCKHLPQVKELSWGVALDKNFPKASSNFDYILAADVVYAHPFLEELLITFDHLCKETTVILWVMKFRVGLQHTL from the exons ATGATCAAGAAAGCATCAATATATAGCCATCCCTTAGTTCATCGCTTAATGGATCTCAAAGCTCAAAaag AGAACAGAGAAGCCGATGATGACAGGAAAGTGGTTGCAGAGATCATGCAGAGGTGTTTTGTTCCAGCTTTTGTAACAGCCATCTCCTGGGAGGGATTTCATTTCGTTGGTCATGAGATTCGGATTACTGAAGCCATGGATTGTTACGGTGCTATTGTTTGGCCATCG GCCCTTGTTCTATGCTATTTCCTGGAAACAAATGTAAAGCAGTATAACATGGTTGACAAAAATGTGATTGAAATTGGAGCTGGAACAGGGTTAGTCTCCATCGTGGCGAGTTTACTTG GTGCGCACGTGACTGCCACAGATTTACCTGAGTTACTTGGAAACCTGCAATATAATATTTCCCGAAACACCAAAATGAAATGTAAGCATTTGCCTCAGGTTAAAGAGCTCTCCTGGGGTGTAGCTTTAGACAAGAACTTTCCCAAGGCTTCCAGCAACTTTGACTACATCCTGGCGGCCGATGTTGTCTATGCTCATCCATTTCTGGAAGAACTCCTCATTACCTTTGACCATCTGTGCAAAGAAACCACCGTCATCCTCTGGGTCATGAAATTCAG GGTGGGTCTCCAGCACACCCTCTGA
- the LOC118883999 gene encoding protein-lysine methyltransferase METTL21E isoform X5, with protein MIKKASIYSHPLVHRLMDLKAQKENREADDDRKVVAEIMQRCFVPAFVTAISWEGFHFVGHEIRITEAMDCYGAIVWPSALVLCYFLETNVKQYNMVDKNVIEIGAGTGLVSIVASLLGAHVTATDLPELLGNLQYNISRNTKMKCKHLPQVKELSWGVALDKNFPKASSNFDYILAADVVYAHPFLEELLITFDHLCKETTVILWVMKFRY; from the exons ATGATCAAGAAAGCATCAATATATAGCCATCCCTTAGTTCATCGCTTAATGGATCTCAAAGCTCAAAaag AGAACAGAGAAGCCGATGATGACAGGAAAGTGGTTGCAGAGATCATGCAGAGGTGTTTTGTTCCAGCTTTTGTAACAGCCATCTCCTGGGAGGGATTTCATTTCGTTGGTCATGAGATTCGGATTACTGAAGCCATGGATTGTTACGGTGCTATTGTTTGGCCATCG GCCCTTGTTCTATGCTATTTCCTGGAAACAAATGTAAAGCAGTATAACATGGTTGACAAAAATGTGATTGAAATTGGAGCTGGAACAGGGTTAGTCTCCATCGTGGCGAGTTTACTTG GTGCGCACGTGACTGCCACAGATTTACCTGAGTTACTTGGAAACCTGCAATATAATATTTCCCGAAACACCAAAATGAAATGTAAGCATTTGCCTCAGGTTAAAGAGCTCTCCTGGGGTGTAGCTTTAGACAAGAACTTTCCCAAGGCTTCCAGCAACTTTGACTACATCCTGGCGGCCGATGTTGTCTATGCTCATCCATTTCTGGAAGAACTCCTCATTACCTTTGACCATCTGTGCAAAGAAACCACCGTCATCCTCTGGGTCATGAAATTCAG ATACTGA
- the LOC118883999 gene encoding protein-lysine methyltransferase METTL21E isoform X1, which yields MIKKASIYSHPLVHRLMDLKAQKENREADDDRKVVAEIMQRCFVPAFVTAISWEGFHFVGHEIRITEAMDCYGAIVWPSALVLCYFLETNVKQYNMVDKNVIEIGAGTGLVSIVASLLGAHVTATDLPELLGNLQYNISRNTKMKCKHLPQVKELSWGVALDKNFPKASSNFDYILAADVVYAHPFLEELLITFDHLCKETTVILWVMKFRLEKENKFVDRFKELFNLEEISSFPSLNIKLYKAMKKNWRSA from the exons ATGATCAAGAAAGCATCAATATATAGCCATCCCTTAGTTCATCGCTTAATGGATCTCAAAGCTCAAAaag AGAACAGAGAAGCCGATGATGACAGGAAAGTGGTTGCAGAGATCATGCAGAGGTGTTTTGTTCCAGCTTTTGTAACAGCCATCTCCTGGGAGGGATTTCATTTCGTTGGTCATGAGATTCGGATTACTGAAGCCATGGATTGTTACGGTGCTATTGTTTGGCCATCG GCCCTTGTTCTATGCTATTTCCTGGAAACAAATGTAAAGCAGTATAACATGGTTGACAAAAATGTGATTGAAATTGGAGCTGGAACAGGGTTAGTCTCCATCGTGGCGAGTTTACTTG GTGCGCACGTGACTGCCACAGATTTACCTGAGTTACTTGGAAACCTGCAATATAATATTTCCCGAAACACCAAAATGAAATGTAAGCATTTGCCTCAGGTTAAAGAGCTCTCCTGGGGTGTAGCTTTAGACAAGAACTTTCCCAAGGCTTCCAGCAACTTTGACTACATCCTGGCGGCCGATGTTGTCTATGCTCATCCATTTCTGGAAGAACTCCTCATTACCTTTGACCATCTGTGCAAAGAAACCACCGTCATCCTCTGGGTCATGAAATTCAGgttggagaaggaaaataaatttgtagaTAGATTTAAGGAGTTGTTTAACCTGGAGGAGATTTCCAGTTTCCCTAGCCTGAATATTAAGTTGTATAAAGCTATGAAGAAAAATTGGAGGAGTGCATGA
- the LOC118883999 gene encoding protein-lysine methyltransferase METTL21E isoform X3, with the protein MQRCFVPAFVTAISWEGFHFVGHEIRITEAMDCYGAIVWPSALVLCYFLETNVKQYNMVDKNVIEIGAGTGLVSIVASLLGAHVTATDLPELLGNLQYNISRNTKMKCKHLPQVKELSWGVALDKNFPKASSNFDYILAADVVYAHPFLEELLITFDHLCKETTVILWVMKFRLEKENKFVDRFKELFNLEEISSFPSLNIKLYKAMKKNWRSA; encoded by the exons ATGCAGAGGTGTTTTGTTCCAGCTTTTGTAACAGCCATCTCCTGGGAGGGATTTCATTTCGTTGGTCATGAGATTCGGATTACTGAAGCCATGGATTGTTACGGTGCTATTGTTTGGCCATCG GCCCTTGTTCTATGCTATTTCCTGGAAACAAATGTAAAGCAGTATAACATGGTTGACAAAAATGTGATTGAAATTGGAGCTGGAACAGGGTTAGTCTCCATCGTGGCGAGTTTACTTG GTGCGCACGTGACTGCCACAGATTTACCTGAGTTACTTGGAAACCTGCAATATAATATTTCCCGAAACACCAAAATGAAATGTAAGCATTTGCCTCAGGTTAAAGAGCTCTCCTGGGGTGTAGCTTTAGACAAGAACTTTCCCAAGGCTTCCAGCAACTTTGACTACATCCTGGCGGCCGATGTTGTCTATGCTCATCCATTTCTGGAAGAACTCCTCATTACCTTTGACCATCTGTGCAAAGAAACCACCGTCATCCTCTGGGTCATGAAATTCAGgttggagaaggaaaataaatttgtagaTAGATTTAAGGAGTTGTTTAACCTGGAGGAGATTTCCAGTTTCCCTAGCCTGAATATTAAGTTGTATAAAGCTATGAAGAAAAATTGGAGGAGTGCATGA